One Methylophaga marina DNA window includes the following coding sequences:
- a CDS encoding PilN domain-containing protein — MAHINLLPWREERREERQKQFYLAMGATFLFAALIFYLVMSYADSLISEQNQRNTLLQTEIAKLDIKIKEIQDLEQQKKRLLARMQVIQDLQESRPKVVKVFDSIARVVPEGIHLEKVVRTGNTITFSGTAESNARVSVFMRQLDENPEYGESRLQVIKRTSSNNNAIRQFTVEVNESTDATQEDK, encoded by the coding sequence ATGGCACATATCAATTTACTGCCATGGCGTGAAGAACGAAGAGAAGAGCGGCAGAAACAGTTTTATTTAGCGATGGGCGCGACTTTTTTGTTTGCAGCCCTTATTTTTTATCTTGTAATGAGTTATGCCGATAGCTTGATTAGCGAGCAAAATCAAAGAAATACCTTATTACAAACAGAAATCGCCAAGTTAGATATCAAGATCAAAGAAATTCAAGATCTGGAGCAACAGAAAAAACGCCTGCTAGCACGTATGCAGGTTATTCAAGATCTACAGGAAAGCCGTCCTAAAGTGGTTAAAGTCTTCGATTCCATTGCTCGAGTCGTGCCTGAAGGCATCCATTTGGAAAAAGTAGTACGGACAGGGAACACCATCACATTCAGTGGCACAGCAGAATCCAATGCCCGAGTATCTGTGTTCATGCGCCAACTAGATGAAAATCCGGAATACGGCGAATCTCGTTTACAAGTCATCAAACGCACATCCAGCAACAACAATGCAATTAGACAGTTTACGGTGGAAGTAAACGAATCAACTGATGCTACTCAGGAGGATAAATAA
- a CDS encoding pilus assembly protein PilM, which produces MFGRKKSPLLGIDISSSVVKVLELSKKGEKYTVESYSVEPLPVNAVVESRIENRDEVAGAIRRAVKRSGTKAKEAAVAVSANSAISKIVSFPASLSERELEENVLMEAENYIPYPLDEVRLDFEILGPSAADVEAVDVLLAASRRENVDVRTEVVEKAGLKPRLVDVEAYTMENAFELIARQLPHHGQGLTVAVADVGATLTTLHVLVDGKIVFTREQTFGGRMLTEDIERHYGMSYQEAGRAKKDGSLPDDYGPKVLEPFKRSMAMTVTRALQFFFSASTQYQSIDHIILAGGCASINGIDTMIEEETGTSTSIANPFAEMILGSRVKIQALSNDAPSMMIACGLAMRSFD; this is translated from the coding sequence ATGTTCGGACGAAAAAAATCCCCTTTGCTAGGAATAGATATCAGTTCTTCGGTAGTAAAGGTATTAGAACTGAGCAAAAAAGGTGAGAAGTACACTGTCGAGTCATATTCCGTTGAGCCATTGCCTGTTAATGCCGTGGTGGAAAGCCGCATTGAAAATAGAGATGAGGTCGCTGGAGCGATTAGACGAGCAGTCAAACGTTCCGGTACCAAAGCCAAAGAAGCCGCTGTTGCCGTGTCTGCGAATTCTGCCATTAGCAAAATCGTTTCTTTCCCTGCTTCATTATCAGAACGTGAGTTAGAAGAAAACGTATTAATGGAAGCAGAAAATTATATTCCTTATCCGCTGGATGAAGTACGTTTGGACTTTGAGATATTAGGTCCTTCAGCTGCTGATGTTGAGGCTGTGGATGTGTTGCTGGCTGCTTCCCGACGTGAAAATGTAGACGTACGTACCGAAGTCGTAGAAAAAGCGGGCTTAAAGCCAAGGCTGGTCGATGTTGAAGCGTACACCATGGAAAATGCTTTCGAGTTAATCGCGCGTCAATTACCACATCATGGACAGGGATTAACTGTTGCTGTAGCGGATGTGGGGGCCACCTTAACGACCTTACATGTTTTAGTCGATGGCAAGATTGTATTTACTCGGGAACAAACTTTTGGTGGCAGGATGTTAACCGAGGATATTGAGCGCCATTATGGTATGTCATACCAGGAGGCCGGACGTGCTAAAAAGGATGGCAGTTTACCCGACGACTATGGCCCAAAAGTGCTTGAGCCATTTAAACGTTCGATGGCCATGACCGTCACGAGAGCATTACAGTTTTTCTTTTCCGCGTCGACACAGTACCAGTCTATTGATCATATTATCTTGGCTGGAGGCTGCGCATCTATCAATGGTATCGATACGATGATTGAAGAAGAAACGGGTACTTCAACCTCTATTGCTAATCCCTTTGCTGAAATGATTCTTGGTTCACGAGTGAAGATTCAGGCATTGAGTAATGATGCTCCCTCGATGATGATTGCTTGCGGCTTGGCAATGAGGAGTTTTGACTGA
- a CDS encoding type 4a pilus biogenesis protein PilO codes for MDLSSINELDFNESGEWPTPIKIIAGVLICLLVWAGGYYFILKDKQAELTKLEQKEVELKQIFEIKQAKAVNLEAYKEQLAEMRVMFSSMLEQLPKKSEVPDLLVDITRTGLINGLEFELFKPEGERPVDFYAELPIQMTVTGTYHQFGEFVSGVASLPRIVTLHDISMGPMSQATGKMTMNVTAKTYRYFDDDK; via the coding sequence ATGGATCTCTCCTCTATCAATGAATTGGATTTTAATGAAAGTGGTGAGTGGCCAACGCCGATAAAAATTATTGCTGGTGTTTTGATATGCCTGTTGGTCTGGGCAGGAGGCTATTACTTCATATTGAAAGATAAGCAGGCAGAATTGACAAAGCTTGAACAGAAAGAAGTGGAGCTCAAACAAATTTTTGAGATTAAACAAGCTAAAGCTGTCAATCTTGAAGCTTACAAAGAGCAATTAGCTGAAATGCGCGTGATGTTCTCTTCCATGCTTGAGCAGTTACCTAAGAAAAGCGAAGTACCAGATTTACTCGTGGATATCACCCGAACAGGGTTGATAAACGGCTTGGAGTTTGAGTTATTCAAACCTGAAGGTGAAAGACCTGTAGATTTTTATGCTGAACTGCCGATACAAATGACGGTAACCGGTACCTATCATCAATTTGGCGAGTTTGTCAGTGGGGTAGCATCGTTACCACGAATTGTCACGCTTCATGACATCAGTATGGGGCCTATGAGTCAGGCAACAGGTAAGATGACAATGAATGTTACCGCCAAAAC